A single window of Desulfomonile tiedjei DNA harbors:
- a CDS encoding TIR domain-containing protein has translation MSQYVFICHATEDKAVATAICETLEASGVPCWIAPRNIKPGADYGGAIIKAIGEARALVLVLSTHSNESEHVKREVERAVSRGVSVIPFRIEEILPSEALEYFISTTQWVDAFTPPLEKHVGYLAENLKELVPPEAKEVKVAEPEPLPPPRAAAPQAKSWFLTVPGLVTIAAAGVLVVAGLLGGLYLADTFSRSEKPVPPEAPAVAVVPPTPEKKVVPEKALPEKAAPPKAPEIVEKAPVPRGKAVADKAPLEQVLNEEKEPNEHIRDANLIALGNPVQGRLTTENDRDWYKFKTGPASSKVRVIVRKQFGVVINVYDQTEYMVKSEVQGFDKTISIAWESAPNSYYYVLVKSYGEKGTYELEVREEGG, from the coding sequence ATGAGCCAATATGTTTTTATTTGCCACGCCACCGAGGACAAAGCCGTGGCCACTGCCATCTGCGAGACCCTGGAAGCCAGCGGCGTCCCCTGCTGGATCGCTCCCCGCAACATCAAGCCCGGCGCCGATTATGGCGGCGCGATTATCAAGGCCATCGGGGAGGCGCGGGCTCTGGTCCTGGTACTCTCTACCCACTCTAACGAGTCGGAGCACGTAAAACGCGAGGTGGAGCGGGCCGTCAGCAGAGGCGTCAGCGTTATCCCCTTCCGTATCGAGGAGATCTTGCCCTCCGAGGCGCTGGAATATTTCATCAGCACCACCCAGTGGGTCGACGCCTTCACTCCGCCCCTGGAAAAACATGTGGGCTACCTGGCTGAAAACCTGAAAGAACTGGTGCCTCCAGAGGCAAAGGAAGTAAAGGTCGCCGAGCCCGAGCCCCTTCCCCCGCCTCGGGCCGCCGCCCCCCAAGCGAAAAGTTGGTTTCTGACGGTCCCAGGCCTGGTCACCATCGCCGCGGCAGGTGTCCTGGTGGTGGCCGGCCTCCTTGGCGGTCTTTACCTGGCGGACACTTTCTCCCGGTCCGAGAAACCTGTCCCTCCAGAGGCGCCGGCAGTGGCTGTGGTGCCCCCCACCCCTGAGAAAAAGGTTGTGCCGGAAAAAGCTCTTCCCGAGAAAGCTGCCCCTCCGAAGGCCCCGGAAATTGTAGAGAAAGCACCCGTTCCCAGGGGGAAGGCCGTGGCCGACAAGGCTCCCCTGGAGCAGGTGTTGAATGAAGAGAAGGAACCCAATGAGCACATCAGGGATGCTAACCTCATCGCCCTGGGGAACCCGGTCCAGGGCAGGCTCACCACCGAGAACGACCGGGATTGGTACAAGTTTAAGACCGGCCCTGCCTCAAGCAAGGTGAGGGTGATAGTGCGCAAACAATTTGGAGTGGTAATAAATGTCTATGATCAAACTGAATATATGGTTAAGAGTGAAGTCCAAGGTTTTGATAAAACTATAAGCATCGCTTGGGAAAGCGCACCCAATTCCTATTATTACGTTTTGGTGAAATCGTATGGGGAAAAAGGCACCTATGAACTTGAGGTGCGCGAGGAGGGCGGATAA
- a CDS encoding excisionase family DNA-binding protein translates to MSKQQPCRHFPSLSELLNGGDLIRPDELAKAQKVSIGTVYAWMERGTIPFLELGRSKRLDPQEVAQWLELKRRAARKVPGGGPAVLTT, encoded by the coding sequence ATGAGTAAACAGCAGCCTTGCAGACATTTTCCCTCTTTGAGTGAATTGCTCAACGGCGGGGACCTGATCCGGCCGGACGAGCTTGCCAAGGCCCAGAAGGTGAGCATCGGGACTGTTTACGCCTGGATGGAAAGGGGTACTATCCCATTTTTGGAGCTCGGCCGGAGTAAACGTCTAGATCCCCAGGAGGTAGCTCAGTGGCTGGAGTTGAAACGCCGGGCCGCCCGAAAGGTTCCGGGAGGGGGTCCGGCAGTCCTGACCACTTGA
- a CDS encoding IS4 family transposase, translated as MKRSTLSDANKLRPAVIFEKTYYQLYARLSAELAPQPQKAPQIKIIDATTIDLCAAVFPWAKFRTRKGAIKLHTVLTGLLPQCVLVTDGKTHDRQAVQNLRFQRGDLLIFDRAYLDYAWLYQLHQDGVWFVTRLKTNSCYQVIQEAWADGPVLADQVIRLSSPQGQACYPEPLRRVHYRDPETGKEYVFLTNRLDLSALEVAELYRRRWQIELFFKWIKQNLKIKAFYGTSKNAVLIQIWTALIAYLLLVWLKLKTKAGWGLLELTRLAQTMLLERMNLWAMLGLHPPDNRQPLLFN; from the coding sequence GTGAAGCGTTCTACCCTCTCAGACGCCAATAAATTGCGCCCCGCGGTCATTTTCGAAAAAACCTATTATCAGCTGTATGCGCGGCTCTCCGCCGAGTTAGCGCCACAACCTCAGAAGGCCCCGCAGATCAAGATCATCGATGCCACCACCATTGACCTCTGTGCCGCGGTCTTTCCCTGGGCTAAGTTTCGGACCCGCAAAGGGGCCATTAAGCTGCACACCGTGCTTACCGGGTTGCTGCCCCAGTGTGTCTTGGTCACCGACGGCAAGACCCATGACCGCCAGGCCGTCCAAAACCTGCGCTTCCAGCGGGGCGATCTGTTGATCTTTGATCGGGCCTACCTGGATTATGCCTGGCTTTACCAGTTGCACCAAGACGGCGTCTGGTTTGTGACCCGGCTGAAAACCAACTCCTGCTACCAGGTAATCCAGGAAGCCTGGGCTGATGGCCCGGTCCTGGCCGACCAGGTTATCCGCTTGAGTTCTCCCCAGGGCCAGGCCTGCTACCCTGAGCCACTGCGCCGGGTTCACTACCGGGACCCGGAAACCGGCAAGGAATATGTCTTTTTAACCAACCGCCTGGACCTGTCTGCCCTGGAGGTGGCCGAACTCTACCGCCGCCGCTGGCAGATCGAACTCTTTTTCAAGTGGATCAAGCAAAACCTGAAAATTAAAGCCTTTTACGGGACCTCCAAGAATGCGGTGCTGATCCAAATCTGGACCGCCTTGATCGCTTACCTGCTCCTGGTCTGGCTCAAGCTCAAGACTAAGGCCGGTTGGGGGCTTCTGGAACTCACCCGGTTGGCCCAAACCATGCTCCTGGAGCGCATGAACTTATGGGCGATGCTTGGTCTTCATCCACCAGACAACCGACAACCCTTACTATTCAATTAG
- a CDS encoding DUF4372 domain-containing protein — protein sequence MAHCSTLMGQLLQLIPRHVFHHLVDTHAWQGPDVRKFSYWSHLTAMLFGQWSARKSLRRRGVQRQSARPQALPSGPFRGEAFYPLRRQ from the coding sequence ATGGCACATTGTAGCACACTCATGGGTCAATTACTACAACTCATCCCGAGACATGTTTTCCACCACCTGGTGGATACCCATGCCTGGCAGGGGCCTGACGTCAGGAAGTTCTCTTATTGGTCGCACCTGACGGCCATGCTCTTCGGTCAGTGGAGCGCCCGCAAGAGTCTCCGGAGACGTGGTGTTCAGCGTCAATCGGCAAGGCCACAAGCTTTACCATCTGGGCCTTTCCGAGGTGAAGCGTTCTACCCTCTCAGACGCCAATAA